One segment of Alnus glutinosa chromosome 2, dhAlnGlut1.1, whole genome shotgun sequence DNA contains the following:
- the LOC133861951 gene encoding structural maintenance of chromosomes protein 6B-like isoform X2, which produces MSQDKSREFLHSGNAKDKFKFFFKATLLQQVNDLLQNIYEHLKSANALVHELEESIKPMQKELDELQGKIKNMEHVEEISQKVQQLKKQLAWSWVYDVDKQLAEQSAKIGILKDRIPACQAKIDLQLNVVEELRERISKKKAQIASMMEKTSEVRRMKDELQQTLSLATKEKLELEEEFGRKTNHVQKMLKHVRFLEQQVQDIHEQNVKNTQAEESEIEEKLKELQYEFDAANLTFTRLKEEESALLESMNKGSSEIACIGNEIEELERKHREIGYSIRELHQHQTNKVTAFGGDRVINLLRAIERHQQRFKKPPVGPIGAHLTLVNGDTWARAVEHAIGRLLNAFIVTNHKDALLLRGCAREANYSHLQIVIYDFSRPRLNIPPHMLPQTSHPTTLSVLHTENHIVFNVLVDMGDAERQVLVRDYDMGKAVAFGQRILNLKEVYTSDGYKMFSRGSVQTTLPPNKKQRSGRLCSSFDDQIKDLQRDESNLREEAQQCRRRKRDAEESLQDLQETLRSIKKRRLDAERDLMSKKLALRDVKNSYAAETSSSPASNADELHQEISNAHEEIQEREILLEKLRARMNGAEAKANELKVSFENLCESAKGEIDAFDKSENELIKLEQALLDEESKKSHYEGIMNNKVLSLIKEAEAHYRELENNRLESCRKSSIICPESEIEALGGCDGSTPEQLSAQLTRLNQRLQHESRRYSESIDDLRMLCEKKERKVLRKQQTYKGYQEKLNACEKALNLRWSKFQRNATLLKRQLTWQFNGHLRKKGISGQIKVSYEEKTLSVEVKMPQDASSSTVRDTRGLSGGERSFSTLCFALALHEMTEAPFRAMDEFDVFMDAVSRKISLDTLVDFALAQGSQWIFITPHDIGMVKQGERLKKQQMAAPRS; this is translated from the exons aaggaaaaattaaaaacatggaGCACGTGGAAGAAATATCTCAAAAGGTACAGCAGTTGAAGAAGCAGCTTGCTTGGTCTTGGGTATATGATGTAGATAAGCAACTTGCGGAACAAAGTGCAAAGATTGGGATACTGAAAGATCGTATACCAGCTTGCCAAGCGAAAATTGATTTGCAACTA AATGTGGTGGAGGAACTGAGGGAACGCATATCTAAGAAGAAAGCTCAAATCGCGAGCATGATGGAAAAGACATCAGAAGTGAGGAGAATGAAGGATGAATTGCAGCAGACTCTTTCCTTG gCAACTAAAGAGAAGCTTGAGCTAGAAGAAGAGTTTGGCCGCAAGACCAACCATGTCCAGAAGATGTTGAAGCATGTCAGATTTCTCGAACAACAAGTTCAAGATATTCATGAGCAGAATGTTAAAAATACACAG GCTGAAGAATCTGAAATAGAGGAAAAGCTGAAGGAACTCCAATATGAATTTGATGCTGCTAATTTAACTTTTACaag gttgaaggaagaagaaagtgCCTTATTAGAAAGCATGAACAAGGGATCGAGTGAAATTGCATGCATTGGTAATGAG ATTGAAGAACTTGAAAGAAAGCATCGTGAAATTGGTTATTCCATCCGCGAGCTTCATCAACATCAAACCAACAAG gttACAGCTTTTGGAGGAGATAGAGTGATTAACTTATTACGTGCAATTGAGAGACATCAACAGAGGTTTAAAAAGCCGCCTGTTGGTCCAATTGGAGCCCATTTG ACCTTGGTTAATGGTGATACATGGGCTCGTGCTGTTGAACATGCCATTGGGAGATTGCTTAATGCATTCATCGTAACAAATCATAAAGATGCTCTTCTTCTGAGAGGGTGTGCTAGGGAAGCAAACTATAGCCACCTTCAGATTGTCATATATGACTTTTCAAGACCAAG GCTGAATATACCTCCTCACATGCTTCCTCAAACAAGTCACCCAACTACTCTTTCTGTTCTACACACAGAAAACCACATTGTCTTTAATGTGTTGGTGGATATG GGTGATGCTGAGAGGCAAGTGCTCGTTAGAGACTATGATATGGGGAAAGCAGTTGCTTTTGGGCAAAGGATCTTGAATCTGAAGGAGGTTTACACTTCAGATGGATATAAAAT GTTTTCTCGTGGTTCAGTCCAGACAACTCTTCCTCCAAATAAGAAGCAAAGAAGTGGCCGTCTTTGTAGTTCTTTCGATGATCAGATTAAGGACCTTCAAAGAGATGAATCAAATCTACGTGAAGAAGCTCAACAGTGCAGGAGGAGAAAAAGGGACGCAGAGGAGAGTCTTCAGGATCTTCAGGAAACTCTAAGAAGTATAAAG AAAAGGCGTCTGGATGCAGAGCGTGACTTGATGTCGAAGAAACTAGCGCTGCGTGATGTAAAGAATTCATATGCTGCTGAAACTAGTTCATCACCTGCATCAAATGCTGATGAGCTTCATCAAGAAATCTCA AATGCCCATGAGGAGATACAGGAAAGGGAAATCTTGCTGGAAAAGCTTCGAGCCAGAATGAATGGAGCTGAAGCAAAAGCCAATGAACTTAAAGTATCATTTGAGAATCTTTGTG agtCAGCGAAAGGGGAAATTGATGCATTTGACAAATCAGAGAATGAACTGATCAAGCTTGAACAAGCACTGCTTGATGAAGAATCG AAGAAGAGCCACTATGAAGGTATAATGAATAACAAGGTGCTTTCTCTTATCAAAGAGGCAGAGGCACATTACCGGGAGCTTGAGAACAACCGTCTG GAGAGTTGCAGAAAATCTTCTATTATTTGTCCTGAGAGTGAAATTGAAGCATTAGGAGGCTGTGATGGGAGCACCCCAGAGCAACTTAGCGCCCAACTAACTAGACTAAATCAGAGACTTCAGCATGAGAGCCGGCG ATATTCTGAATCAATTGACGACCTTAGGATGTTGTGTGAGAAAAAAGAACGCAAGGTTCTTAGAAAACAGCAAACTTACAAaggatatcaagaaaaactgaAC GCTTGCGAGAAAGCGTTAAACTTGCGATGGAGCAAGTTTCAGAGGAATGCAACTCTTTTGAAGCGCCAGTTGACTTGGCA ATTCAATGGCCATTTGAGAAAAAAGGGGATCAGTGGACAAATTAAAGTTAGTTATGAAGAAAAGACCCTCTCAGTTGAG gTTAAAATGCCTCAAGACGCTTCAAGCAGCACTGTTCGTGACACTAGAGGactttcag gtGGTGAACGCTCTTTTTCAACATTATGCTTTGCATTAGCTCTTCACGAAATGACAGAAGCTCCTTTTCGAGCAATGGATGAGTTTGATGTGTTTATG GATGCTGTTAGTCGTAAAATCAGCCTGGACACCCTTGTGGATTTTGCATTGGCGCAAGGATCCCAGTGGATATTTATCACCCCTCATGATATCGG